Genomic DNA from Veillonella criceti:
GTCATATATTGATACGTCAATCGTAATTCTGCACCGACTAATTCGACAATAAGTTGTACCCGTAAATCGCCAGGGAATCCATCCTGTTGTTCTTGTAAGGTAGTAGCCAGTACTAACTTTTCATAGTTGGCCTCTTGCCGTTCACTATTAGGCACTAATTGCCATATAGCAAAACTTAAACTATGCGCACCACTATGTAATAAATTAGGCCCATTATTAGGCGTCCACTGATATTCTGTATCGGCTACCTTACACCGTGCATTAGCAATCCGATTTGCTACACGTCCTACTGTAGCGCCTAAATAGGCATCACCTTGTTCATAGCCATGTATGGAATCATAGCCTAAAACAATATTACGTTGTAAAGGCTTTACGATAAAATCAACAATCGTTGCGCCTCGATTTAAAATTCGTACAAGTAATGAATCTGTTTCTAATTCATAAAGCGTAGCTGCTTCACCATTTCGTGTCGTGCCCCAATCATACCGCTTCATTGTGCCACCTCACCCAAAATCTTCTATTAGCCACCAATACGCCACATAGCACGCTGTGGTACATCCATATCTGTGCCCTCATGTTGTTCTTTACGCAACTGCAATATGTTTACAATATGCTGAGCTAACTCTTTTGCCGTTTTCCCTTGACGTACAAGACCTACTAAATCGGCTTCTTCATCACGAAGTAAACAAAGACGTAAACGTCCATCCGACGTCAAACGCACGCGATTACAAGACTCACAGTAACTGTGACTCATGGGAAAAATGAATCCTACCAAATGACCTTGCGGTAAACGATAATATGTAGCCGGTCCAAAGCCAGTTACCGCTTTAGTATTTGTGGCTGAACCTACTGGCAATAATCTACCACCACAAAGTCGTTCTAACTGTTGATGCCACATTTCAAAAGTAGGCCCTCTAAATTTTTGTCCCTGAAATGGCATGTATTCGATGAAACGCCAAATAACAGGCCATTTATCCATATAGGCTAATAAAGAGCGTACCATATCATCTGATAAAGCCTCCATTAAAACCGTATTAATTTTTACTGTTTTAAAACCAGCGGCCAATGAGGCTTCAATGCCATCAATAACTGATTGTAATTGACCTGTACGTCCAGTTCGTTCATCAAACGTGGCTTCATCCACAGCATCCAAACTAATATTCACACGCTGTAAACCTAATTTATGCAAACGTTCTGCTCGGTCAGCCAATAAACTACCATTGGTCGTCATGGATATGTCTTCAAACCACGCTCGTTGTTGTAGTTCCTTTAGCAATCTATCTAATTGCGGATACAACAAGGGCTCACCACCTGTAAGACGCAAGGCTCGAATCCCCAATTTATGGAAAGCTTCTAAAATAACGAGCCACTCATCAGGCGTTAATAAATTAGTCTGACTGTCCGGTGTGATAGCCTCTGGTCGGCAATAGGGACAACAAAAATTGCAGGCTTCCGTTAGCGATACACGCACATATTCAATTGTTCGTTGCCAACTATCTTGTACCATTTAAATTCTCCTGTCAGCTATTCACTAGCACTCTCTTCGACGACAACGGTATCACCTACATGAATCATGCCACCACTCAATACTTTTGCAAAAATACCTTGTGTTGGCATAATACATGAACCTACTTGTTTTTGTATTTCACAACCAGAATGACATTCTTTACCAATCTGAGTGACTTCGAGCAACACTTCATCACCTACGAACAAACGAGTTCCTACAGGTAATTCATATAACACAATGCCTTCTATCGTAATATTTTCAGCAAAATCACCAGGGTTTACATCAGCCCCTTTAGCACGCATCAAATCAATGCTTTGAATGCCTAATAAACTAATTTGACGATGCCATTTACCTGCATGGGCATCCCCTTCCATACCAAAATCTGTAATCAACTTTGCTTCAGGAATATTATGCTTCTTCTGTCCTTTTTTTTCGCTAATAGAAATAGCAATCACTTTTGCCATAATAATGTATTAGTTCCTTTCTATGACCTACTAAGTTACTTACACACAGTTTTATAAGCTGTAGATATGCTACTACGCTTAGTATGCCACCGTATCAATCACTTTGTATGTTGCACTGGCAACACAGCACAACTCACTGTATAGATTGATTTCTATATAATAGTTATTATAACACGAGATACGTAACTACGACATGTTAAACTTTTTAAAATCATAAAAAATCTGGTATAACCAAAATTGTTTGGCTATACCAGATTATTATTAAGCTATTAATCTTCTTCCTCAACAGGTTCTTCTTTACCAAAACCATTAAAGATTAGATTAAGGATGACCGCTGTCAAACTACCAAGGGTAATACCACTATGTAAAATAACGGCTGTCCAGCTTGGAAAGTTATGATAGAAGTTTGGTTCTGTTAATGTAACCATACTCATACCAATACTAACAGCTACCAACATTAAGTTATAATTACCTTCAAAGTTTACTTTAGATAAAGCACGGATACCACTAGCAATAATCATACCAAACATGGCAATCCCAGCACCACCTAATACAGAGTTTGGAATACAAGCTACCACTGCGGCCATTTTAGGCACAAGACCTAATACCACAAGAATCAAACCAGACATGGCTACTACAAAACGGCTTTTTACGCGTGTTACCGCCAAAAGACCTACGTTTTGTGCAAAAGCAGTGTATGGGAAGCTGTTGAAAATACCACCCAACATAGTAGATAACCCGTCAGCTCGCAAGCATTTAGCTAATCCTTTCCGGCCCATTGGCTTACCTACAATTTCACCAATAGCTACGCAGTCACCCGTCGTTTCTACCATAACAACGACCATAACAATAATCATGGAAAGAATAGCCCCTATATCAAAGGTTGGATACCCAAAGGAGAACGGTGTAATGAACCCAACCCAATCAGCCGTAGCGACTTCACTGAAATCAGCTACCCCTAGGAGAGTCGCAATAATGGTACCACCAATTAAACCAATTAATACGGATATATTACTTAAAAAGCCTTTACAGAAACGATATACAATAATAACAATAGCTAATGTCAAAAAGGCTAAAAATAAGTTCATCGGACTAGCAAACTCGGGGGATGTTGGTTTAGCATAACCTGTAATCCACCGAACTGAAACTGGCAACAAGGTAATCCCAATGATTGTAATAATTGTCCCCGTCACTACTGGTGGGAATAAACGAATTAACCGACTGAAGTACGGCGCTATTAAAAAGGTAAATAGACCGGCTACTATAATGGCCCCATAAATGGCCGTCATACCTCCTTGGGAACCAATAACGATCATCGGTGTAACAGATGCAAAGGTTACCCCTTGAATCATAGGAATACGGGCCCCTACTTTCCAAAACCCCAATGTCTGAATTAAGGTCGCAATGCCACAAGTAAATAAATCAGCATTAATCAAATGAATTAACTGTTCCGCAGACAAATGCATAGCTTGCGCTACAATGATTGGCACCGCTACAGCGCCTGCATACATAGCTAATACATGCTGTAGGCCATAGGCAAATAATTGTGATGTAGGCAGCATTTCATCTACGGGATGAATCGCTTTTTTAGTGTCTTCGCTCATGAGAACCCCCTCATACAAAATACCAGTATACCTAACATATAGTGAGTTTTAGAAATATTTACCTAAAGTCTATAACTTATTAGCACAAAGCACGCTATGTATAAAGTCCCTCAACAACTTTATAATTTATAAACTAGGCTTGCCTTTTAATAAATACTTCTAATTTAATATCAACTATATATTTCTTATATTTATTAAACAACGATTCCTACCTTTTTGTCAAAACCTATTTGCTCATAACAAAACTGCCTACATCTCATAGAGGACCCAAGGGATGTGTTATCATAAGGTCATTTAATTTTATCTGGACGATCCGACGGATGACCTTCACTACCATTCAATAAGATATTCATGATAACCGCCACCAAACTACCTAATGTAATACGCATCCGTTAAAAGGCCTAAATCTTTCATGATTTTAGCACCATAAATAGCTGATACAATACCACCTAATTGGTCAGAAACACCACGACCACCAATTTCAGTAGCAGATTCAAAACCTTCATATGGATCAAACGCCCAGTTTTCACGATTACCAATGCCTACTGTATCAATATGCGCATCATAAGCAATTAAAGTTTTGCCGGTTCCCATATAACCAAGTACATTACCCTGTGGATCGATGATAACTTCATCAAAACCAACCGCTCTCATTTCTTCAGCAATACGGTCAGCATGCCCTTTTTCATCGGCACTTTCACCTGGAATCGCTACGATATCACGTAAACATTTTGTCATAGCTGCTTCATACCCTTGTGCCGCTTTTTTAATCGCTTCGAAATCCATACTAATAACCTCCTTAAATTATCCCTTCCTAAACCTGCTTACTTACCATACCAAACAATATCTTTATACCGAATTGGATCTGTATCCCCTTCAGTCGAGAAGCAAAGTACCTGAGATGTCTCATTTAATCCCAATGTTTCTTTTAACTCTTTATAATCAGGGCAAGTCATAATCGCCGCTACCGTTCCTAGTGGCGCCGCCCCTGATTCACCCGAAATAATGGAAGTATCCCCTTTAAGTGGCGCGGCACTAATACGCATGCCCCATTGGGCTACCCAATCAGGAGCCGATACAAATACATCTGCATGATTTCGTAAAATTTCCCAACTAATGGTATTGGGCTCACCACAGGCAAGACCAGCCATAATTGTTTGTAAATCACCACCTACCATTCTAGGTTTGCCATCACCAGCAACAGCCCCTTGATATAAACAATCCGCCGCTTGCGCCTCTACTACTACAATCTTTGGTTGTACCTTAGCCTCTTTATATAAATTTCTAAAATAACCTGTTACCGCACCAGCCAACGAACCGACCCCGGCTTGTACAAAGATATGGGTTGGCAGGATCTCTGCTTTCGCTAGTTGCTCACCTGCTTCAAGCGCCATCGTGCCATAGCCTTGCATAATCCAACTTGGTACTTCTTCGTATCCCTCCCAAGCAGTGTCTTGCACAACCACACCATTATTTACTTTGGCTGCTTCGGCTACGGCTTTGCGCACACAGTCATCATAATTTAATTCTTCAATCGTTACGGTAGCCCCCTCACGCTGAATATGTTCTAAACGAGATTGGGTAGTTCCTTTTGGCATGAACACCACAGCCTTTTGACCTAATTGGCGCGCTGCCCAAGCTACGCCACGACCGTGATTTCCATCGGTAGCCGTAAAAAAGGTAACATCACCTAATTGCGCCTGTAATTCTTTTGAAGTCAAGACATCATAGGGTAATTCCAACACATCTTTCCCTAATTGTTGCGCCACGTATTTTACCATGGAATACGCACCACCTAGCACTTTAAAAGCATTTAAGCCAAAGCGATACGATTCATCTTTGACAAATACACTGCCTAACCCCCAAAACTTGGCTAACTCAGGTAACGAAGTCAATGGCGTTTCAGTATACTGTGGAAAACTTTGATGAAAGGCACGTGCCTTTTTAGCTTCCTCCACTGACATAATCGCCAAATTATTCTGTTCACTTTTTGGCAAGTGATTCATTTCCCATTTGATTGTGGCCATACTATTACCTCCTATACCCGATTAGCCTATACGTTTGTTGCCTAATGCCTTTAGAATGTGTCGTTCAAATTATCACTCCCATAATTACCTTATTGCTCCTTTTCTTTATCTTTAATCATATTTAAGTCACTGTATAAGGTAAAACGAGAAATACCAAAATATTCACCAATCTTATCGGCTGCTTTGGAAATCAAAAAAGCCCCTGAATCATTTAAAAATTTCAACGCTTCAATCCGTTCTGCTTTATTCATCAACTGCGCTGGTTTGCCAACTTGCTGTACGGCTTGTTCAATTAAATCATCTAATAAGTCAGCTACACTGGTCGTAATCCGTTCTGCTCCAGCGGAAGCTTTAGTATCATGCGTAAGATTAGGAACGCCTGCATTATCAGCAACTTGATTAACAATTTGTTGTAAATGCATCAAATTAGTAATATCTGAATTAATGCCAAAAACATACATAATGTCCCCATTTTCATCACGCATATACATCGTACTTGACCTAAATACACGACCATCCTTAGTCCGTGTCAAATAGCCATATCGATCAGCTACATCTTTTCCCCCATTTTTAAGGGCCTCTAATACAACATGCGAAGGCCCATCGCCAAGTTTACGGTTAGAAACTTTGCCATTTTCTATACAAACCACTGTCCCCTCCATTTCAGGAGTTCTTACATCATGAATCACTACTTCACAGGTTTCACCAAACTGCTGAGCTAACCCATGAGCAATCTGTTTCAGTACCGCTAAATCATTTTTCATGTTCGCTCGCCTCACTTTACTGTGTAAACACTTTGTTACACAAGCCATCTCTTTCATTCTCCAGCTTTGTCAGCCTAACTATTTTTTTGTCAGCCTAACAAATTGTTTTGTTTCTATGATTTAATAGTATCATAAGTATTACTAAATAGCAATATTCAAAAATTAAATAATAAGAAAAATTTATAAATATGCTTGTGTATTAGTTTTTTCAAGTTGTTAGTACTTTTATTTTTACAAAAATTGTAAATTATGCTATAAAGAAGTGAAACGATAGTATTTTAATATTACTAAGGAGTTATCGACTATGAAGTCTGTTATTGATTGGATTAAAATGATTATAAACGACTATAGCGACCATAATATTTCACGCTTATCAGCCGAAACAACCTATTACATTATTTTATCGATTGTACCGTTTTTAATTATTGCATTAACCGGTATTACTGTATTTCTTAATCATAATACAGATGTCCTTAATCAATTAGTG
This window encodes:
- a CDS encoding nucleobase:cation symporter-2 family protein; protein product: MSEDTKKAIHPVDEMLPTSQLFAYGLQHVLAMYAGAVAVPIIVAQAMHLSAEQLIHLINADLFTCGIATLIQTLGFWKVGARIPMIQGVTFASVTPMIVIGSQGGMTAIYGAIIVAGLFTFLIAPYFSRLIRLFPPVVTGTIITIIGITLLPVSVRWITGYAKPTSPEFASPMNLFLAFLTLAIVIIVYRFCKGFLSNISVLIGLIGGTIIATLLGVADFSEVATADWVGFITPFSFGYPTFDIGAILSMIIVMVVVMVETTGDCVAIGEIVGKPMGRKGLAKCLRADGLSTMLGGIFNSFPYTAFAQNVGLLAVTRVKSRFVVAMSGLILVVLGLVPKMAAVVACIPNSVLGGAGIAMFGMIIASGIRALSKVNFEGNYNLMLVAVSIGMSMVTLTEPNFYHNFPSWTAVILHSGITLGSLTAVILNLIFNGFGKEEPVEEED
- a CDS encoding MOSC domain-containing protein; protein product: MAKVIAISISEKKGQKKHNIPEAKLITDFGMEGDAHAGKWHRQISLLGIQSIDLMRAKGADVNPGDFAENITIEGIVLYELPVGTRLFVGDEVLLEVTQIGKECHSGCEIQKQVGSCIMPTQGIFAKVLSGGMIHVGDTVVVEESASE
- the dpaL gene encoding diaminopropionate ammonia-lyase, with translation MATIKWEMNHLPKSEQNNLAIMSVEEAKKARAFHQSFPQYTETPLTSLPELAKFWGLGSVFVKDESYRFGLNAFKVLGGAYSMVKYVAQQLGKDVLELPYDVLTSKELQAQLGDVTFFTATDGNHGRGVAWAARQLGQKAVVFMPKGTTQSRLEHIQREGATVTIEELNYDDCVRKAVAEAAKVNNGVVVQDTAWEGYEEVPSWIMQGYGTMALEAGEQLAKAEILPTHIFVQAGVGSLAGAVTGYFRNLYKEAKVQPKIVVVEAQAADCLYQGAVAGDGKPRMVGGDLQTIMAGLACGEPNTISWEILRNHADVFVSAPDWVAQWGMRISAAPLKGDTSIISGESGAAPLGTVAAIMTCPDYKELKETLGLNETSQVLCFSTEGDTDPIRYKDIVWYGK
- a CDS encoding helix-turn-helix transcriptional regulator produces the protein MKNDLAVLKQIAHGLAQQFGETCEVVIHDVRTPEMEGTVVCIENGKVSNRKLGDGPSHVVLEALKNGGKDVADRYGYLTRTKDGRVFRSSTMYMRDENGDIMYVFGINSDITNLMHLQQIVNQVADNAGVPNLTHDTKASAGAERITTSVADLLDDLIEQAVQQVGKPAQLMNKAERIEALKFLNDSGAFLISKAADKIGEYFGISRFTLYSDLNMIKDKEKEQ
- a CDS encoding M20/M25/M40 family metallo-hydrolase; translated protein: MDFEAIKKAAQGYEAAMTKCLRDIVAIPGESADEKGHADRIAEEMRAVGFDEVIIDPQGNVLGYMGTGKTLIAYDAHIDTVGIGNRENWAFDPYEGFESATEIGGRGVSDQLGGIVSAIYGAKIMKDLGLLTDAYYIR
- the moaA gene encoding GTP 3',8-cyclase MoaA, coding for MVQDSWQRTIEYVRVSLTEACNFCCPYCRPEAITPDSQTNLLTPDEWLVILEAFHKLGIRALRLTGGEPLLYPQLDRLLKELQQRAWFEDISMTTNGSLLADRAERLHKLGLQRVNISLDAVDEATFDERTGRTGQLQSVIDGIEASLAAGFKTVKINTVLMEALSDDMVRSLLAYMDKWPVIWRFIEYMPFQGQKFRGPTFEMWHQQLERLCGGRLLPVGSATNTKAVTGFGPATYYRLPQGHLVGFIFPMSHSYCESCNRVRLTSDGRLRLCLLRDEEADLVGLVRQGKTAKELAQHIVNILQLRKEQHEGTDMDVPQRAMWRIGG